In a single window of the Hydrogenothermus marinus genome:
- a CDS encoding FAD-dependent thymidylate synthase: SNCQIENDKILKIIKDIVKEISEYIKNTDTKDSLKEKIAKRVEKFLSSEENKSIQNLFRYIDQLTEIIYDYAVYNCKIKREDARFILPHGRKTTIVVSGTLSWIKDFITKRTDPHAQWEIQKVANAMKYLLEKQNIEV; encoded by the coding sequence AGTAATTGTCAAATAGAAAATGATAAAATATTAAAAATTATAAAAGATATAGTAAAAGAAATATCTGAATATATTAAAAATACTGATACTAAAGACTCTTTAAAAGAAAAAATAGCTAAAAGGGTTGAAAAATTTTTAAGCTCTGAAGAAAATAAAAGTATACAAAATTTATTTAGATATATAGACCAACTTACAGAGATTATTTATGATTATGCAGTTTATAACTGTAAAATAAAAAGAGAAGATGCAAGATTTATACTTCCTCATGGTAGAAAAACAACAATAGTAGTATCTGGCACATTAAGCTGGATAAAAGATTTTATAACTAAAAGAACTGATCCACACGCCCAATGGGAAATACAAAAAGTTGCAAATGCAATGAAATATTTATTAGAAAAACAAAATATAGAGGTATAG